A single Providencia manganoxydans DNA region contains:
- a CDS encoding pyridoxal-phosphate dependent enzyme, protein MKLENNFYLARFESMKIYSTLYAVKSLLEREIINRHSILIDSSSGIYAYALALACHKYQLKCHIIASKTVEPSMKTQIELLGAYVEGVPSAGSLKLDQSYRVEKVEQLLKENSNYYWMQQYHDDIHYGGYEAFANIILNDINTEKLTILGGIGSGCSTGALGIFLRQKGIKITLCGIQPFGSVTFGAQDVYDPEIIIAGIGSAIDFRNVKYENYDSIDWLSFDCCLSGTVELIKRYAIYAGLSSGGSYCVGKYLFQRNPSTPCLVIAPDTGHRYAGSVFARHHEAKPLEQFKPQIINHANELALPWSRYLWDRKEKSHLCEFTSLIHIES, encoded by the coding sequence GTGAAGCTCGAAAACAATTTTTATCTTGCTAGGTTTGAGTCGATGAAAATCTATTCAACGCTATATGCCGTAAAAAGCCTTCTTGAGCGGGAAATTATTAATCGACATTCTATCCTTATTGACAGTTCCAGTGGAATATATGCTTATGCGCTAGCACTCGCTTGCCATAAGTATCAATTAAAATGTCATATTATCGCCTCAAAAACAGTAGAACCCTCAATGAAAACTCAGATTGAATTATTAGGGGCTTATGTTGAAGGCGTTCCATCCGCTGGTAGTTTAAAATTAGATCAAAGTTATCGCGTTGAAAAAGTAGAACAATTATTAAAAGAAAATTCCAATTATTATTGGATGCAACAATATCATGATGATATTCATTATGGTGGGTATGAAGCATTCGCTAACATTATTCTTAATGATATTAATACAGAAAAACTGACTATATTAGGTGGGATCGGCTCGGGGTGTTCAACCGGAGCGTTAGGGATATTTTTACGCCAAAAAGGCATTAAGATAACACTGTGTGGAATACAACCTTTTGGTAGTGTGACATTTGGTGCCCAAGATGTTTATGATCCTGAAATAATTATCGCAGGCATTGGTAGTGCTATTGATTTTCGTAATGTGAAATATGAGAACTATGACTCTATCGATTGGCTTTCTTTCGATTGTTGCCTCAGCGGTACTGTCGAATTAATCAAGAGATATGCCATCTATGCAGGTCTATCTAGTGGAGGCAGTTATTGTGTTGGAAAGTATCTCTTTCAGCGCAATCCCAGTACCCCTTGTTTAGTTATTGCTCCTGATACGGGTCATCGATATGCAGGGAGTGTTTTTGCTCGTCATCATGAAGCGAAACCACTCGAACAATTTAAACCTCAAATTATCAATCATGCCAATGAATTAGCACTACCTTGGTCACGTTATTTGTGGGATAGAAAAGAAAAAAGCCATCTATGTGAATTTACTTCACTAATACATATAGAAAGCTAA
- a CDS encoding fimbrial protein — protein sequence MKAIFVSVLLFVSQFSISSSVQAQSPLWGSVNMNGSIVDSACAIDIGSYEQVVDMGVLPVGTIRQQGQGPIHPFSIMLIDCTLTPYMGSPWQAFTVTFDGPASGDWFTVSGDARGVALLLQDADGQLIYPGKTTEKQAMTSGNLVLRYGLRLVSDNNPLRPGEYQSALRFKLDYY from the coding sequence ATGAAAGCTATCTTTGTCAGCGTACTGTTATTTGTTAGTCAATTTTCCATTTCATCGAGTGTACAGGCGCAATCTCCATTATGGGGAAGCGTTAATATGAATGGCAGTATTGTTGATTCAGCATGTGCGATTGATATTGGCTCTTATGAACAGGTTGTTGATATGGGCGTTTTACCTGTAGGAACAATACGTCAGCAAGGGCAAGGCCCCATTCACCCTTTTTCTATCATGTTAATTGACTGCACTTTAACGCCTTATATGGGATCGCCATGGCAAGCTTTTACTGTGACTTTCGATGGTCCAGCTTCTGGTGATTGGTTTACGGTCTCTGGAGATGCTCGTGGTGTGGCATTGTTATTACAAGATGCTGACGGACAGTTGATTTACCCTGGAAAAACGACTGAAAAACAAGCGATGACATCTGGAAATTTGGTATTGCGTTATGGATTGAGGTTAGTTTCCGATAATAACCCTCTACGCCCAGGGGAATATCAAAGTGCCCTGCGTTTTAAGCTCGATTATTACTAA
- a CDS encoding outer membrane usher protein, whose protein sequence is MSSSQPIYFRLSSLGLAIIFSMYGLSTPLWATETIEFNTEVLDLEDKNNIDLKQFSRAGYIMPGTYSFTLKVNGEQLSEVSVPFYSPEDDPQASQACISTEIEEQLGLTSSAKKELTWWHDGECLALQSLPGMQVSGDLATSSLYVSIPQAYLEYTAPSWDPPSRWDEGITALMLDYNVNGNATKSYSSNSDSYALNGNGVVGVNLGAWRFRADWQGRLNHITGSGDAVNKDFDWNRFYAYRALPSLAAKLVLGEDYLVSNIFDSFRFIGASIRSELNMLPPNLRGYAPEVTGIAKTNATVIVSQQGRVLYETQVAPGPFRIQDLSDAVSGKLDVTVEEQDGTTQSFQVDTASLPYLTRPGQIQYKVALGQPTNYLRHSEGDSFVTGEFSWGVNNGWSLFGGSLNSKNYNALSLGIGRDLLAFGAISFDITQSFARLPHMGNLNGGSYRINYSKRFESIDSTIQFAGYRFSERDFMSMSDFLNTLKTSQRYGGSKELYTISLNKNFGDLGMSLYLNYNHQTYWDQPDNDYYSIMLSKYIDIGPIKNVSINLSANRSIYNGVNDDSLYLSTSFPLNNGANVGYSLSSSRYDTTNRATYYDRINDRTTYQLSAGSSRKGGTGSAFVTHQADVARLTANVSYMHNQYSAFGLSASGGMTLTPEGGGLHRLNTLGGTRMLVDTDGVSDVPIKGIGAPITSNMFGKAVVGDVSSYYRNKAQIDLNMLPDNVDAQQSVVQATLTEGAVGYRHFAVVSGQKAMTVLRLPDGSHPPFGAQIQNSKGQNTGIVGDAGSAYISGINPQSVMTVTWGEDKTCQVTFPNQFGSLQDVLLLPCAPTM, encoded by the coding sequence ATGTCTTCATCACAACCTATATATTTTCGCTTAAGTAGTTTAGGGTTAGCCATTATTTTTTCAATGTATGGTTTATCGACTCCATTATGGGCTACTGAAACAATTGAATTCAATACAGAGGTATTGGATTTAGAAGATAAAAATAACATCGACTTAAAGCAGTTTTCTCGGGCTGGTTATATTATGCCAGGCACCTATTCTTTTACATTAAAGGTAAATGGCGAACAACTTTCTGAAGTATCAGTACCTTTTTATTCTCCTGAGGATGACCCTCAAGCAAGTCAAGCCTGCATATCCACGGAGATCGAGGAGCAGCTGGGATTAACTTCCTCGGCCAAAAAAGAGCTGACTTGGTGGCATGATGGGGAGTGTCTTGCACTACAGAGTTTACCGGGGATGCAGGTTAGTGGGGATTTAGCGACGTCATCATTGTATGTGAGTATTCCACAAGCTTACCTTGAGTATACTGCGCCTAGCTGGGATCCGCCATCACGTTGGGATGAAGGAATTACCGCATTAATGTTGGACTATAACGTGAATGGTAATGCCACTAAATCTTATAGTAGTAATAGCGATAGCTACGCATTAAATGGAAATGGTGTCGTTGGCGTGAACCTAGGTGCTTGGCGCTTTCGTGCAGATTGGCAGGGGCGTTTAAATCATATTACAGGCTCAGGTGATGCAGTTAATAAGGATTTTGATTGGAATCGATTTTATGCCTATAGAGCGCTCCCATCACTCGCTGCAAAATTAGTGCTGGGAGAAGATTATCTCGTTTCTAATATTTTTGATTCATTCCGTTTTATCGGGGCGAGTATTCGTTCTGAATTGAATATGCTCCCGCCAAACTTGCGTGGCTACGCGCCTGAAGTGACAGGAATTGCGAAAACGAATGCAACAGTGATAGTGAGTCAGCAAGGACGAGTATTGTATGAAACACAGGTTGCGCCAGGACCCTTTCGTATTCAAGATTTAAGTGATGCGGTTAGCGGTAAATTAGATGTTACAGTTGAAGAACAAGATGGTACAACTCAGTCTTTTCAAGTGGATACAGCAAGTTTACCTTACTTAACACGCCCTGGACAAATTCAATATAAAGTCGCATTAGGCCAGCCAACAAATTACTTGCGTCACAGTGAGGGAGACTCCTTTGTGACCGGAGAGTTTTCGTGGGGGGTAAATAATGGATGGTCATTATTTGGTGGTAGTCTTAACAGTAAAAACTACAATGCGCTATCACTGGGTATTGGGCGCGATCTATTAGCATTTGGAGCCATATCTTTTGATATTACCCAATCCTTTGCGCGCTTACCGCACATGGGAAATTTAAACGGTGGTTCTTACCGTATAAATTACTCGAAACGTTTTGAGTCAATTGATAGCACGATTCAATTTGCGGGTTATCGTTTTTCAGAGCGTGATTTTATGTCGATGTCTGACTTTTTAAATACATTAAAAACAAGTCAGCGCTATGGAGGAAGTAAAGAGTTATATACGATATCACTGAATAAAAATTTTGGTGATTTAGGTATGTCGTTATATCTCAATTATAACCACCAAACATATTGGGATCAGCCAGATAATGATTATTACAGCATTATGCTATCGAAATATATCGATATTGGCCCAATAAAAAATGTCAGTATTAACTTATCGGCAAATCGAAGTATTTATAACGGTGTTAATGATGACAGCTTATATCTTTCAACCTCATTTCCATTAAACAATGGTGCTAATGTAGGCTATTCGTTGAGTAGTAGCCGTTACGATACTACCAATCGAGCGACATATTATGATCGTATTAATGATAGAACAACCTATCAACTAAGTGCAGGCAGTAGCAGAAAAGGTGGAACAGGGAGTGCGTTCGTTACCCATCAAGCTGATGTTGCACGCTTAACGGCTAATGTGAGTTATATGCATAACCAATACAGCGCATTTGGTTTATCGGCCAGCGGTGGGATGACGCTAACCCCAGAAGGCGGTGGTTTGCATCGTCTCAATACGCTTGGTGGAACGCGCATGTTAGTTGATACGGATGGCGTCTCTGATGTGCCAATCAAAGGGATAGGCGCACCAATCACGTCCAATATGTTTGGTAAAGCAGTTGTTGGTGATGTGAGTAGTTACTACCGTAACAAAGCCCAAATTGATTTAAATATGCTGCCAGACAATGTCGATGCACAACAATCAGTCGTGCAGGCGACACTGACGGAAGGTGCTGTGGGTTATCGCCATTTTGCTGTGGTGTCAGGGCAAAAAGCAATGACGGTTCTGCGGTTGCCGGATGGTAGCCATCCACCATTTGGCGCTCAAATACAAAATAGTAAAGGACAAAATACAGGGATCGTTGGTGATGCGGGAAGTGCTTATATTAGCGGTATTAACCCTCAAAGTGTGATGACGGTGACTTGGGGAGAGGATAAAACGTGCCAGGTAACATTTCCTAATCAGTTTGGTTCGTTACAGGATGTATTACTGCTGCCATGTGCACCAACAATGTAA
- a CDS encoding helix-turn-helix domain-containing protein: protein MLENIELNQKLLIDDKKIFTIEIGKEIKRLRRRRGLTGQELADYLGVSQQQLSRYECGICAIKLDYLMVLLHYLEISVDAFFKNVLVNVFEENNEIGFRCYNIFFPLDNDLKYQGLNNGVFS from the coding sequence GTGTTAGAGAATATAGAGTTAAATCAAAAATTACTTATTGATGATAAGAAGATTTTTACCATAGAAATTGGAAAGGAAATCAAAAGATTAAGAAGGCGTAGAGGGCTAACTGGACAAGAATTAGCAGATTATCTTGGTGTTTCTCAGCAGCAACTATCTCGTTATGAATGTGGTATTTGTGCAATTAAATTAGATTATTTAATGGTTCTTTTACATTATTTGGAAATATCAGTTGATGCTTTCTTTAAAAATGTTCTTGTGAATGTTTTTGAAGAAAATAATGAGATTGGCTTCCGTTGTTATAATATTTTTTTTCCTCTTGATAATGACTTGAAATATCAAGGGTTAAATAATGGGGTTTTTTCTTAA
- a CDS encoding fimbrial protein → MKGLQRKNFFRYGLLTIALSCMALPSQAEDSNRSIYRPVDNWNVDGQHGIVYVKGSLTESPCRLAMTSSYQSIDMGNIDIATLQHNGKGAPVPLQIELVDCLETATRLENVQTGMTAWSSSQPAVKIRFVAPSVPFYNDFVRVSGVKGLGLAITTPSGVLLPLGQESEPQLLPSGQSKLTYYVTPVRTGQLQPGAYSALIAFEMLYD, encoded by the coding sequence ATGAAAGGCTTACAGAGAAAAAACTTTTTTCGATACGGCTTATTAACCATAGCGTTGAGCTGTATGGCTTTACCGAGTCAGGCAGAGGACAGCAATCGCAGTATTTACCGTCCAGTTGATAACTGGAATGTTGATGGGCAGCATGGGATTGTTTATGTCAAAGGTTCATTAACTGAAAGTCCATGTCGTTTGGCTATGACTTCAAGCTATCAGTCGATAGACATGGGAAATATAGACATAGCGACTTTACAACATAATGGTAAGGGAGCACCGGTACCACTTCAGATTGAGTTAGTGGATTGCTTAGAAACCGCAACTCGACTTGAAAATGTCCAAACTGGAATGACGGCTTGGAGCTCATCTCAGCCAGCGGTGAAAATTCGATTTGTTGCGCCTTCGGTACCTTTTTACAACGATTTTGTTCGCGTAAGCGGTGTAAAAGGCTTGGGACTCGCGATTACGACACCAAGCGGAGTTTTATTACCCCTAGGGCAAGAAAGTGAACCTCAGTTATTGCCTTCAGGACAAAGTAAGCTGACTTATTATGTGACTCCTGTCCGAACGGGGCAGTTACAGCCGGGTGCATATTCAGCCTTAATTGCTTTTGAAATGCTGTATGACTAA
- a CDS encoding PTS sugar transporter subunit IIA has protein sequence MIDDAKWIQINQTAQDWQEALAIACAPLIEYGAAESAYLQGIIDNTKSWGPYYLIAPGIAMPHARPEQGVIDNQITLTTLNQPVVFGHEECDPVWLLITICAIHSDDHIRLIQRISELVDSPLSLDKIRTAKTVSDVLLLLN, from the coding sequence ATGATTGATGATGCTAAATGGATCCAAATAAACCAAACAGCACAAGATTGGCAAGAAGCACTGGCGATAGCTTGTGCTCCGCTGATTGAGTACGGTGCGGCTGAGTCCGCCTACTTGCAAGGTATCATTGACAATACAAAAAGTTGGGGACCTTATTATTTGATTGCACCGGGTATTGCGATGCCGCATGCACGTCCTGAACAAGGTGTTATTGATAACCAAATCACACTGACGACATTAAATCAGCCCGTTGTTTTTGGCCATGAAGAGTGTGATCCGGTATGGCTATTAATTACTATTTGCGCCATTCATAGCGATGATCATATTCGATTGATTCAGCGTATTAGTGAGTTGGTTGATAGCCCCTTATCACTCGATAAAATCCGGACAGCAAAAACAGTGAGTGATGTTTTGCTTTTACTAAACTAG
- a CDS encoding fimbrial protein — MRLKTILRLSVFVSVSLLLPMAHAVDVNFTANLIQNPPCDVSGPEGMNQPIKVPFGEVGITKINGVNYQKDFTLTLSCGAGLGQSVALYLEYRGMVAPFDDKALQASVPGLGIRLYHEGQVIPPNTGTPIKMSSNGSADLPLYAVPVKDTDPSVTLFEGEFTATASVEMNYP; from the coding sequence ATGAGGCTAAAAACAATATTAAGGTTAAGTGTTTTTGTATCAGTAAGTTTGCTATTACCGATGGCACATGCTGTTGACGTCAATTTCACGGCGAATTTAATTCAAAACCCACCGTGTGATGTGTCTGGGCCTGAAGGTATGAATCAACCCATCAAAGTCCCATTCGGTGAAGTTGGTATTACTAAAATTAACGGGGTTAATTATCAAAAAGACTTTACGCTAACGCTAAGTTGCGGTGCAGGATTAGGGCAGTCGGTCGCTTTATATCTAGAGTACCGAGGCATGGTAGCGCCTTTCGACGATAAGGCATTACAAGCCAGTGTACCAGGACTTGGGATCCGTTTATATCACGAGGGGCAGGTAATTCCACCGAATACGGGAACCCCAATAAAAATGTCGAGTAATGGCAGCGCTGATTTACCGTTATATGCGGTGCCTGTCAAAGATACTGACCCTTCAGTGACCTTGTTTGAAGGGGAGTTTACTGCAACGGCTAGCGTGGAGATGAATTATCCATGA
- a CDS encoding DeoR/GlpR family DNA-binding transcription regulator, producing the protein MSLYKPDRIQQMLQYLWKCRELSTQQAVELFGCAEATIRRDFQYIVEHYPGMTRTHGRIDFDDSTTDKESQFDVRRSLNCASKREIALIARQLIHEGDCFFLDSGSTCLELAKCLGDIKVKVICNDIKIANQLGAFPNVESYIIGGLIRPGYFTVGESLALEALNAFAVDRVFMSCDALSIEMGITNATMFEVGVKRKLITRSPEVILLADHTKFDMFEPHAVATLSCVKTIVSDSGLSKETQQRYQQAGCQLKCTY; encoded by the coding sequence ATGAGTCTGTATAAACCTGATCGGATCCAACAAATGTTACAGTATTTGTGGAAATGCCGAGAGTTATCAACACAGCAGGCAGTTGAATTATTTGGTTGTGCAGAAGCGACAATCCGCCGTGATTTTCAATATATCGTTGAACACTATCCCGGTATGACACGTACACATGGGCGTATTGATTTTGATGATAGTACAACAGACAAAGAATCACAGTTTGATGTTAGACGTTCTTTAAATTGTGCATCTAAACGCGAAATTGCATTAATTGCTCGCCAATTGATCCATGAAGGAGATTGCTTTTTCCTCGATTCAGGTTCGACGTGTCTCGAACTTGCTAAATGCCTTGGTGATATTAAAGTCAAAGTGATTTGTAATGATATAAAAATTGCTAATCAGCTTGGCGCATTTCCAAATGTTGAAAGTTATATTATTGGTGGGTTAATTAGACCAGGGTACTTTACAGTAGGTGAAAGCTTAGCCTTGGAAGCCTTGAATGCTTTTGCTGTAGATCGTGTGTTTATGTCTTGCGATGCCTTATCGATTGAGATGGGGATCACAAATGCAACGATGTTTGAGGTTGGTGTAAAACGCAAGTTGATTACTCGTTCACCTGAGGTAATTTTACTTGCAGATCATACTAAATTCGATATGTTTGAGCCCCATGCAGTAGCCACATTATCTTGTGTAAAAACCATTGTCAGTGATAGTGGATTATCCAAAGAAACCCAACAACGTTATCAGCAAGCTGGATGTCAGTTAAAATGTACTTATTAG
- a CDS encoding fimbrial protein, producing MSASAIAVDAGKGTVTFTGSIIEAPCSIAPGDESQTIDLGQVSNVTLQTGGMSSAQPFEIHLQGCTLNAEYKDKDGVTQKYNNMVEVKFEGTEWVNNGSNTGLIQITGDASGAGVVLMNKSGAKININDSTVERAYTSGNNTLSFQAALQGLSDATVVPGSFQAVTNFTLAYN from the coding sequence ATGAGTGCTTCTGCTATAGCGGTAGATGCGGGTAAAGGTACAGTAACTTTTACTGGGTCTATTATTGAAGCGCCTTGTTCAATTGCACCTGGTGATGAAAGCCAAACAATTGATTTAGGACAAGTGTCTAATGTGACTTTACAAACAGGTGGAATGTCTTCTGCTCAACCTTTTGAAATTCATTTACAAGGTTGCACATTGAATGCCGAATATAAAGATAAAGATGGCGTGACACAAAAATATAACAATATGGTTGAAGTGAAATTTGAAGGCACTGAATGGGTTAATAATGGTAGCAATACCGGATTGATCCAAATTACTGGTGATGCATCTGGTGCGGGCGTTGTTTTGATGAATAAATCAGGTGCGAAAATTAATATTAATGATTCAACTGTTGAGCGTGCTTATACCTCTGGAAACAATACATTAAGTTTTCAAGCGGCTTTGCAAGGTTTATCTGATGCGACAGTAGTGCCTGGTAGCTTCCAAGCTGTCACCAACTTTACTTTGGCATATAACTAA
- a CDS encoding fimbrial protein, whose product MTVKVTVVEKTCDIYGNQGPNQPITVEMGDLIIKNIDGKRYNTEIPYILECENSADNPALKLKINGTQMAGQAANVLKTSVDNLGLALKADSSNLNIGAWHKFNYKTRPRLSVTPIASGTGGINDGEMTASATLSVEYQ is encoded by the coding sequence CTGACCGTTAAAGTCACAGTAGTCGAAAAAACCTGTGATATCTATGGCAATCAAGGTCCTAATCAACCCATTACTGTCGAGATGGGCGACCTTATTATCAAAAATATTGATGGTAAACGATATAACACTGAGATCCCTTATATCTTAGAGTGTGAAAATTCAGCCGACAATCCCGCATTGAAATTGAAAATTAATGGAACGCAGATGGCAGGACAAGCAGCAAATGTGTTGAAGACATCAGTGGATAATTTGGGGTTAGCCTTAAAGGCGGATAGTAGCAATCTTAATATAGGCGCATGGCATAAGTTTAATTATAAAACTCGGCCTAGATTGAGCGTGACTCCAATTGCCAGTGGTACAGGAGGCATTAATGATGGAGAGATGACGGCCTCCGCCACTTTAAGTGTGGAGTATCAATAA
- a CDS encoding fimbria/pilus periplasmic chaperone, with amino-acid sequence MQLTTSYRAVISLISLAIFSSSAYSAVSMDRTRIIFDGGQKSISLNISNNNKQLPYLAQGWIENKEGQKIQSPLVVLPPVQRLEPGKSSQIKIEALPAINSLPQDRESLFYFNLREVPPKSNKPNTLQIALQTRVKLFYRPKAIIPEQNNAPWQEKLTLDKQGERYIVKNPTPYYVTIINATTNGKASDGKDFTPVMVPPFGQDDLGLSVNQLGNNPVLTYINDYGGRPNLTFRCQASSCQVVPNDKSE; translated from the coding sequence ATGCAATTAACGACTTCTTATCGTGCCGTGATCAGCCTGATCAGTTTGGCAATATTCAGTAGCTCTGCTTATTCGGCAGTATCAATGGATAGAACACGTATTATTTTTGACGGTGGACAAAAATCAATTTCACTGAATATTTCAAATAATAATAAACAGCTGCCCTATTTGGCTCAAGGATGGATTGAAAATAAAGAAGGGCAGAAAATTCAATCGCCATTAGTTGTATTACCACCTGTGCAGCGTTTAGAACCAGGTAAATCAAGCCAAATAAAAATTGAAGCGTTACCTGCGATTAATTCATTACCACAAGATCGTGAATCTTTATTTTATTTTAATTTACGGGAAGTACCACCTAAAAGTAATAAGCCTAATACATTGCAAATAGCCCTACAAACACGAGTTAAATTATTTTATCGACCGAAAGCGATAATACCAGAACAAAATAATGCGCCGTGGCAAGAGAAATTAACCTTAGATAAACAAGGTGAGCGTTATATCGTGAAAAATCCAACGCCGTATTACGTCACGATTATTAATGCAACGACCAATGGTAAAGCCTCTGATGGAAAAGACTTTACACCTGTTATGGTGCCTCCGTTTGGACAAGATGATTTAGGCCTCAGCGTGAATCAACTCGGGAATAACCCTGTGCTGACTTATATCAATGATTATGGTGGCCGCCCTAATTTGACCTTCCGTTGTCAGGCGTCGAGTTGTCAGGTTGTACCAAATGATAAAAGCGAATAA
- a CDS encoding PepSY-associated TM helix domain-containing protein — translation MQPLDRRSLTALVHRLHFYIGIFIAPFIFIAALTGFIYILSTQFEDIIYRDVLTTQPSGNSKPLSSQISAARHYVGEQYFIHKVRPAPQPDETTYIQFMYPNLESEKLRTIFIDPYSLAIKADYFFSPVSGFLPTHTWLTKLHTELYLGSVGRHYSELAASWLWVSAITGVILWINHRRKHLSRKKRSPFAFTRHWHITLGLLLFLGMLFMSVTGLTWSKWAGDNINALRTSFDWLTPQLNTKLKSENEAVISSHNHGDHQHEDHNHKGLQSQNSASNINKPDLDWEIVLYQARRNGIKADNVEIRQPKTASDAWTITENKRDWPTQVDAIAINPHDYKVIDHIYFDNFPMMAKLTRWGVDAHMGKLFGMANRLLLLGFTFCICCLLLLGYRMWWIRRPSRPQNNPLSTLTACWLSLSIPWQLLIVTLTIMLGYCLPVLGASLLVFLFIDVLLWKKHKKITNVFPQ, via the coding sequence ATGCAACCTTTAGATCGTCGCTCACTAACTGCGTTAGTACATCGCTTACATTTTTATATTGGTATATTTATAGCGCCTTTTATTTTTATTGCAGCATTAACTGGCTTTATATATATACTCTCCACTCAATTTGAAGATATTATTTATCGTGATGTTTTAACGACACAGCCCTCTGGTAATAGTAAGCCACTCTCATCACAAATCTCAGCGGCTCGCCATTATGTTGGTGAACAATACTTTATTCATAAAGTACGCCCAGCACCTCAACCAGACGAGACAACCTACATTCAATTTATGTACCCAAATCTAGAATCGGAAAAATTGCGCACTATCTTTATAGATCCCTACTCACTGGCAATTAAAGCTGATTATTTTTTCTCGCCTGTTTCTGGTTTTTTACCTACACATACATGGCTAACGAAATTACATACCGAACTTTATTTAGGAAGCGTTGGACGACATTATAGCGAATTAGCAGCTTCTTGGTTGTGGGTTTCTGCAATTACAGGTGTAATTTTATGGATAAATCATCGACGTAAGCACTTATCAAGGAAAAAAAGAAGTCCTTTTGCTTTTACTCGACATTGGCATATAACCCTCGGATTATTGTTATTTTTAGGGATGTTATTTATGTCTGTAACAGGCCTGACATGGTCAAAATGGGCTGGTGATAATATAAATGCGCTACGTACTTCATTCGATTGGTTAACTCCACAATTGAATACTAAATTAAAGTCTGAAAATGAAGCCGTCATTTCAAGTCATAATCATGGAGATCATCAACATGAAGATCATAATCATAAAGGCTTACAGTCGCAGAATAGCGCGTCAAATATTAATAAGCCTGATTTAGATTGGGAAATTGTTTTATATCAGGCTCGTCGTAATGGAATTAAAGCTGATAACGTGGAAATACGTCAGCCAAAAACAGCGAGTGACGCATGGACGATCACTGAAAATAAACGTGATTGGCCAACACAAGTCGATGCTATCGCGATTAACCCACATGACTATAAAGTCATTGACCATATTTATTTCGACAACTTTCCAATGATGGCTAAATTAACGCGCTGGGGTGTTGATGCACATATGGGAAAACTATTTGGAATGGCAAATAGATTGCTGTTACTCGGTTTTACTTTCTGTATTTGCTGCTTATTACTGCTTGGATATCGTATGTGGTGGATACGCCGCCCCAGTCGTCCACAGAATAACCCATTAAGCACTTTAACTGCATGTTGGCTATCATTATCAATTCCATGGCAGCTATTAATTGTAACACTCACGATTATGCTAGGTTATTGCTTACCAGTATTAGGAGCTAGCTTATTGGTATTTTTATTCATTGATGTATTGCTTTGGAAAAAACATAAAAAAATAACCAATGTTTTTCCTCAATAA